Proteins found in one Bacillus subtilis subsp. subtilis str. 168 genomic segment:
- the pncA gene encoding nicotinamidase; NAD salvage pathway (Evidence 2a: Function from experimental evidences in other organisms; PubMedId: 15135535, 17382284, 18616465, 24340054, 24512664; Product type e: enzyme) codes for MKKALICIDYTNDFVASDGKLTCGEPGRMIEEAIVNLTKEFITNGDYVVLAVDSHDEGDQYHPETRLFPPHNIKGTEGKDLYGKLLPLYQKHEHEPNVYYMEKTRYSAFAGTDLELKLRERQIGELHLAGVCTDICVLHTAVDAYNKGFRIVVHKQAVASFNQEGHAWALSHFANSIGAQVAE; via the coding sequence ATGAAAAAAGCACTTATTTGTATTGATTATACGAATGATTTTGTGGCGAGTGACGGAAAATTGACCTGCGGGGAGCCCGGCAGAATGATTGAAGAGGCGATCGTCAATTTAACTAAAGAATTCATCACAAACGGTGATTACGTCGTATTAGCAGTAGATTCTCATGATGAAGGGGATCAATATCACCCTGAAACCCGTCTTTTTCCTCCGCATAATATAAAAGGCACGGAAGGAAAAGATCTGTACGGAAAGCTTTTGCCTCTATATCAGAAACATGAACATGAACCTAATGTTTACTACATGGAAAAAACGAGATATTCTGCTTTTGCGGGAACTGATTTAGAGCTCAAACTCAGAGAGCGGCAGATTGGCGAACTGCATCTTGCCGGTGTCTGCACAGATATTTGTGTGTTGCATACAGCTGTTGACGCATACAACAAAGGTTTTCGGATTGTTGTGCATAAACAAGCTGTTGCCAGCTTTAATCAGGAGGGGCACGCATGGGCTCTTTCCCATTTTGCAAACAGCATCGGAGCGCAAGTGGCAGAGTAA
- the yueI gene encoding hypothetical protein (Evidence 4: Unknown function but conserved in other organisms) — MSEDKMDLYLQQGMYGPLETKPDERHLFLGSLRERVVLALTKGQVLRSKPYKEAEHELKNSHNVTLLINGELQYQSYSSYIQMASRYGVPFKIVSDLQFHTPLGIVIAADIAVNRELIYIQDDIYNRSVLKS; from the coding sequence TTGAGTGAAGATAAAATGGATCTCTATTTGCAGCAAGGAATGTATGGGCCTTTGGAGACAAAGCCTGACGAGCGCCATTTGTTTTTAGGCTCTTTAAGAGAAAGAGTCGTTTTGGCACTGACGAAAGGACAGGTGCTTAGAAGCAAACCGTATAAAGAGGCAGAGCACGAGCTGAAAAACAGCCATAACGTCACCCTTTTGATTAATGGAGAGCTTCAGTATCAGTCTTACTCTTCTTATATCCAAATGGCGAGCCGGTACGGAGTGCCTTTCAAGATTGTATCTGATCTCCAGTTTCATACGCCCTTAGGCATCGTCATTGCGGCTGATATCGCTGTGAATCGTGAATTGATATATATTCAGGACGACATTTATAATCGGTCAGTACTGAAATCGTAA
- the yueH gene encoding hypothetical protein (Evidence 4: Unknown function but conserved in other organisms) encodes MKIRKANINTQTGMITDVYLHENRKELRTLVAVPQLEWSTIISYEEDKATLPERLEASLRRHTEETPAGELAKKIIHWVTEM; translated from the coding sequence ATGAAAATCAGAAAAGCAAATATCAATACGCAAACCGGAATGATCACGGACGTGTATCTGCATGAAAACAGAAAAGAACTGCGCACGCTTGTAGCGGTACCGCAGCTGGAGTGGAGCACGATCATTTCCTATGAAGAAGATAAAGCAACTCTGCCTGAACGGCTGGAAGCGTCGTTGCGCCGGCATACAGAGGAAACCCCTGCTGGTGAGCTGGCCAAAAAAATCATTCATTGGGTAACAGAAATGTAA
- the yueG gene encoding putative spore germination protein (Evidence 3: Putative function from multiple computational evidences; Product type f: factor): protein MPAIVGPIYIMSVTDNAAASFGDVFAISPKSVAHSGAGSGTFQLGDFVKINNQTSKTLFKDADITDETVSFNG, encoded by the coding sequence ATGCCTGCAATTGTGGGGCCGATTTATATCATGTCAGTTACGGATAATGCCGCGGCAAGCTTTGGAGACGTATTTGCGATTTCGCCCAAAAGCGTCGCTCATTCAGGGGCGGGGTCAGGCACATTTCAGCTTGGTGATTTTGTGAAGATTAACAACCAAACGAGTAAAACTCTCTTCAAAGATGCCGATATCACTGATGAAACAGTTTCGTTTAACGGGTAA
- the yueF gene encoding putative integral inner membrane protein (Evidence 3: Putative function from multiple computational evidences; PubMedId: 10960106, 15849754, 16850406; Product type m: membrane component), with product MLKSKVHFWTLQILFVLLIIFVATKVSFVFQPFIVFISTLFFPMLIAGILYFIFNPVVRLLEKKIPRTLSILLIYLLFIGLLAFISASVGPIITAQVTGLFNNLPDYIKQIQALTKDLSHSQWFTWMMNQDYVSISKIEQSLTSFLQNLPQNITSSLSAVFGVVTNITLVIITVPFILFYMLKDGHRFPHLAVKILPASYRTEGLKIFKDLSDTLAAYFQGQLLICLFVGTACFIGYLIAGLPYALILGIVMAITNIIPYVGPFLGAAPAVIVGFMDSPAKALFAIIVVVIVQQLDGNLLSPLVIGKRLNTHPLTIILLLIGAGSFGGILGMILAVPVYAVVKAFFLNIVRLIKLRQRSRLEENAKPAE from the coding sequence TTGTTGAAATCAAAAGTCCATTTTTGGACATTGCAGATTTTATTTGTTTTGCTGATTATTTTTGTAGCAACAAAAGTTTCATTTGTATTTCAGCCGTTTATTGTTTTTATCTCGACATTGTTTTTCCCGATGCTAATTGCGGGAATTTTGTATTTCATATTTAATCCGGTCGTCCGCCTGCTTGAGAAAAAAATTCCGCGGACATTATCCATTCTATTGATCTATTTACTGTTTATCGGTTTGCTTGCCTTTATTTCAGCGTCAGTCGGACCTATCATCACCGCACAGGTGACAGGGCTGTTTAACAACCTTCCTGATTATATAAAACAGATTCAGGCGCTGACAAAGGATTTGTCCCATTCTCAATGGTTTACCTGGATGATGAACCAGGATTATGTATCGATATCAAAAATTGAACAGTCATTGACAAGTTTTCTCCAAAACCTGCCGCAAAATATCACGTCCAGTTTATCTGCGGTGTTTGGTGTCGTGACAAACATCACGCTTGTTATTATTACTGTTCCATTTATCCTTTTTTACATGCTGAAAGACGGACACCGCTTTCCGCATTTGGCAGTAAAAATTCTACCGGCTTCTTATCGGACAGAAGGCTTAAAGATTTTTAAAGATTTATCCGATACGCTTGCGGCATATTTCCAGGGGCAGCTGTTAATCTGTCTTTTTGTCGGAACAGCGTGTTTTATCGGCTATTTAATTGCCGGACTGCCGTATGCCCTGATTCTTGGGATTGTCATGGCGATTACCAATATCATTCCCTATGTCGGGCCTTTTCTCGGTGCCGCGCCGGCTGTCATTGTCGGTTTTATGGACTCGCCGGCCAAAGCGCTGTTTGCGATTATTGTGGTCGTCATCGTTCAGCAGCTGGACGGAAACCTGCTGTCTCCTCTTGTGATCGGAAAGCGGCTGAATACCCATCCGCTTACGATTATTTTGCTATTAATCGGAGCGGGAAGCTTCGGCGGAATTCTCGGCATGATTTTAGCGGTGCCGGTTTATGCGGTAGTGAAGGCGTTCTTCCTGAATATTGTCCGCTTGATCAAGCTGCGCCAGCGGTCACGACTCGAGGAAAACGCAAAGCCAGCTGAATAG
- the yuzE gene encoding hypothetical protein (Evidence 4: Unknown function but conserved in other organisms) — MKAVTYDTDSELAYIYVLPPKKNRNVRTEELRVNDCLLLDISQDGKIAGFECFGEAAHLCAPFAGKSRLYVKDSDGYHFRVCQHASVRSCYTVYRVTFCFSDGDYQEFAGFDLDGTMYHSAFLQRLTEK, encoded by the coding sequence ATGAAGGCCGTGACATACGATACAGATTCAGAACTGGCTTATATCTATGTTCTTCCTCCGAAAAAGAACAGGAATGTACGGACTGAGGAGCTCAGAGTCAATGATTGTCTCCTGCTGGATATCAGCCAAGATGGCAAAATCGCCGGATTCGAATGTTTTGGTGAGGCAGCACACCTCTGTGCCCCATTTGCCGGGAAATCCCGGCTGTATGTAAAAGATTCAGACGGTTATCATTTTCGGGTCTGCCAGCATGCTTCAGTCCGTTCCTGCTATACGGTGTACCGTGTCACTTTCTGTTTTTCAGATGGTGACTATCAGGAATTTGCCGGCTTTGACCTTGATGGAACAATGTATCATAGTGCGTTTTTACAGCGCTTAACTGAAAAATAG
- the yuzF gene encoding hypothetical protein (Evidence 4: Unknown function but conserved in other organisms), with protein MVNQGSPQLVSLVDPYVYQTIKKLIGSRFVIQTVRDTVRGRLIDVKPDHITIEGARNSVCLIRIQHMISVTPDYSERV; from the coding sequence ATGGTCAACCAAGGTAGTCCGCAACTGGTCTCTTTAGTCGATCCTTATGTCTATCAGACCATTAAAAAGCTCATCGGCTCAAGGTTCGTTATACAGACAGTACGAGATACGGTCAGAGGCAGACTGATCGATGTAAAACCTGACCATATCACAATTGAAGGAGCCCGAAATTCTGTTTGTTTGATCAGAATCCAGCACATGATTTCCGTCACCCCAGATTACAGTGAGCGGGTCTAA
- the yueE gene encoding putative metal-dependent phosphohydrolase (Evidence 3: Putative function from multiple computational evidences; Product type e: enzyme), protein MRKVTLMDVFTHPIAQKYLQRSGVAHAIACAYHAYRLSVKADINPDLAAKAALLHDIGHYEWYTDGKWDYEKYKRNDIHAIKGAERAHKLLIRLGEEPKAAKEIALAILLHTDSYLPEGELDKNTLQQIVKKADELDEEPGGHHHYRQIDPSTARKKIEKLDQLIDQAQASVIKPV, encoded by the coding sequence ATGAGAAAGGTTACATTAATGGATGTTTTCACCCATCCAATTGCACAAAAATATCTTCAGCGTTCCGGCGTGGCACATGCGATTGCCTGCGCTTATCATGCATACAGGCTGTCTGTGAAGGCTGACATTAATCCTGATTTAGCAGCAAAAGCGGCACTGCTTCATGACATTGGCCATTATGAATGGTATACAGACGGAAAGTGGGATTATGAGAAATACAAAAGAAATGACATTCATGCCATTAAAGGGGCGGAACGGGCGCATAAACTTCTGATTCGGCTTGGCGAGGAACCGAAAGCAGCAAAAGAGATTGCACTAGCCATTTTGCTTCATACAGATTCCTATTTGCCTGAAGGCGAATTAGATAAAAACACACTGCAGCAGATTGTCAAAAAAGCGGACGAACTGGATGAAGAGCCGGGCGGCCACCATCATTACCGCCAAATTGATCCTTCAACCGCACGAAAAAAAATAGAAAAGCTGGACCAATTAATCGACCAAGCCCAGGCATCCGTGATAAAGCCTGTATAA
- the bznD gene encoding benzil reductase (benzoin forming) (Evidence 1c: Function from experimental evidences in the studied genus; PubMedId: 11745140, 21670841; Product type e: enzyme) → MELYIITGASKGLGQAIALQALEKGHEVHALSRTKTDVSHKKLTQHQIDLINLEEAEQQFETLLSSIDSDRYSGITLINNAGMVTPIKRAGEASLDELQRHYQLNLTAPVLLSQLFTKRFASYSGKKTVVNITSGAAKNPYKGWSAYCSSKAGLDMFTRTFGFEQEDEELPVNMISFSPGVMDTEMQAVIRSSSKKDFHHIERFRKLNETGSLRSPDFIAGTLLSLLEKGTENGRIYDIKEFL, encoded by the coding sequence ATGGAACTTTATATCATCACCGGAGCGTCAAAAGGGCTGGGTCAAGCCATTGCATTACAGGCTTTAGAAAAGGGGCATGAAGTCCATGCCTTATCCAGAACGAAAACAGATGTCTCTCACAAAAAACTAACGCAGCATCAAATAGACCTCATCAATCTCGAAGAAGCTGAACAGCAATTTGAAACATTGCTCTCATCCATCGATTCAGATCGTTATTCTGGTATTACCCTTATTAATAACGCCGGAATGGTAACGCCGATCAAACGTGCCGGCGAAGCGTCTCTTGACGAGCTTCAGCGCCATTATCAGCTGAACCTGACTGCGCCCGTGCTTTTGAGTCAGCTGTTTACAAAACGGTTTGCTTCATACAGCGGCAAAAAGACGGTTGTCAACATTACTTCAGGAGCCGCCAAAAATCCATATAAGGGATGGAGCGCGTATTGCAGTTCAAAAGCCGGGCTCGACATGTTTACGAGGACATTCGGATTTGAACAGGAGGATGAAGAGCTGCCGGTGAACATGATTTCGTTCTCACCTGGAGTGATGGACACTGAGATGCAGGCCGTCATCCGTTCTTCATCGAAAAAGGATTTCCACCACATTGAACGATTCCGGAAATTAAATGAAACAGGAAGCCTTCGCAGTCCGGACTTTATTGCCGGCACGCTGCTTTCTTTACTAGAAAAAGGGACGGAAAACGGCCGCATTTATGATATTAAAGAGTTTTTGTAG
- the yueC gene encoding ESX secretion system YueC protein (Evidence 1a: Function from experimental evidences in the studied strain; PubMedId: 15576783, 24798022; Product type t: transporter) — protein sequence MLSFSLFIPSAAAAQTEENTDVAPNQYEKKDIEIDTNYLHEDTYYEEKTELPEEQKDITFDKPKDKDAELIKDLFTSTNAEDSNTIAAQSKQLGITFAEKPMTKTSSTETEDEQETSSLLLPMIYVVLILLGIAGIVFLIPKVTAQENKKA from the coding sequence ATGCTCTCCTTTTCCCTTTTCATACCCTCTGCAGCGGCTGCCCAAACTGAAGAAAATACAGATGTCGCGCCAAACCAGTATGAGAAAAAAGACATCGAAATCGATACGAATTATTTGCATGAAGATACCTACTATGAAGAAAAAACAGAACTGCCTGAGGAACAAAAGGATATCACTTTTGATAAACCGAAGGACAAGGACGCCGAGCTGATAAAAGATTTGTTTACATCAACAAATGCCGAGGATTCCAACACGATTGCGGCCCAGTCGAAACAGCTTGGAATTACTTTTGCTGAAAAACCAATGACAAAGACATCATCAACGGAAACAGAAGATGAACAAGAAACATCATCATTGCTGCTGCCGATGATCTATGTCGTACTGATCCTGCTCGGAATTGCAGGCATCGTGTTCCTCATCCCAAAAGTCACAGCGCAGGAAAACAAGAAGGCGTAG
- the yueB gene encoding ESX secretion system; calcium-dependent phage SPP1 attachment site (Evidence 1a: Function from experimental evidences in the studied strain; PubMedId: 15576783, 24798022, 27179995; Product type t: transporter), with protein sequence MTEQRKSLIKLISAVIIILLLPVLFFRFIGDDPTKKAVNSTRQIAVVNEDTGVLSDEVKSDEEDKSAQFGKEVAAVLGERPDYSWTVVNRSAAETGLASKKYDAIVYIPSDFSKNILSYDKDHPQKATLEFSIQDNLNAVNKEKVQRELEDAQKTMNKKMSALYWNFVSQKVDNIRGEFDKIVNKESEFQNVMYNFYKPSSNDLAGEIKQQKDLIDELKKSMNEAQGTTKEKASTAEEAKNTLKEFIDTVERYKEYQENQKKLLLAAQDSTQQQIRTGLDAIQAQQKANQFSERMSGLATGIGQAKTQIGLTNLALNNAEKLRQNQVPLQEMGMKKIENDMFNAFLSRYKSQYEAIKYQNLNQLQENIGKNRLSLLKPKESDEKEDGEDTSDNKDDTDKEDIEDIKLDLEKQRDELKNVATEIKDISEGLKEPEQEKPTTPDAEEPSTDDSPNTEEPSNDIPTSDDQPTNEDTGSSEEGTQDNGSQNDVQTNIETGQKHQESSKNVPEQDTNTENTGTSKTDFSLIELADENDGSNQSDGLQGDGADGETDISGAKKRLNEAAIKLEEIENALQEKQEEHNNKLEKHIDELNQEIKELNKTVSKLNDQIGDLTKKLVDFDNNVNDAYRLIYNLEDEIIQTLQSRGYIDQKEKLSSIFSSRIETDNISNLMKYYNSLNLYKSTLNDNLDLGSLTIIKGEVIQEQDGNVQSVLALTPEESASWEALKNNTMQTDEDINSFIDGMTKFADDYSGYIRDSQAGVLDELTKISESAAKASEQLVTGATQESATFSNDGLSGTMALSVQDTVGQEVLQMSDMMGSLSDRQSGIIDYTTNMQQSVNDVQAKADTLNNNWGKNVASTKLVRNDVYGILGNTLVDGQNNGYVYDYLANPLKISGEVPEEKIQTVPPVVILVIVLISSLLIGYFSSYYQNAPLLVKGALFGILNILVGLMISLFGLNIYSLPDDQTIKWSVFTILLLVASSAFIRTAFRFGSIPGWVASAAMILFYVAPLIDLIMPNFTFEDPVSKVYIDIQYGTGHLFTMGITVLLIITVIAVALPLIIRLMAEHTAESDETYEA encoded by the coding sequence ATGACAGAACAACGAAAAAGCTTGATCAAGTTAATATCCGCCGTCATCATCATTTTGCTGCTGCCGGTGTTGTTTTTCCGATTTATCGGAGACGACCCAACGAAAAAAGCAGTCAATTCTACCCGGCAAATCGCGGTGGTGAATGAAGACACAGGCGTATTGAGTGATGAGGTAAAGTCTGATGAAGAGGACAAATCCGCCCAGTTCGGCAAGGAAGTAGCGGCCGTTCTGGGTGAACGTCCTGATTATTCGTGGACGGTCGTAAACCGAAGCGCGGCCGAGACCGGTCTCGCTTCAAAGAAATACGATGCGATTGTCTACATTCCCTCAGACTTCTCAAAAAACATTTTGAGCTATGACAAAGACCATCCTCAAAAGGCAACGCTCGAATTCAGCATTCAAGATAACCTGAATGCGGTTAACAAAGAAAAAGTTCAGCGTGAGCTTGAGGATGCCCAAAAGACAATGAACAAAAAAATGTCGGCCTTATACTGGAATTTTGTTTCGCAAAAAGTGGACAACATCAGAGGAGAATTTGACAAGATCGTCAATAAAGAATCTGAATTCCAGAATGTCATGTACAACTTTTACAAACCAAGCTCTAATGATTTAGCAGGTGAAATCAAACAGCAAAAAGACTTAATCGATGAGCTGAAGAAATCAATGAATGAAGCGCAAGGCACGACAAAAGAAAAAGCTTCTACGGCGGAGGAAGCCAAAAACACGCTGAAAGAATTCATTGATACAGTTGAAAGGTACAAAGAATATCAAGAGAATCAGAAAAAGCTGCTTTTGGCAGCCCAGGATTCAACACAGCAGCAAATCCGGACAGGTCTGGATGCCATCCAGGCACAGCAAAAGGCGAATCAGTTCAGCGAACGCATGAGCGGATTGGCAACCGGGATCGGCCAAGCGAAGACACAAATAGGACTGACAAACCTTGCGTTGAACAATGCTGAAAAGTTAAGGCAAAATCAAGTGCCATTGCAAGAAATGGGTATGAAAAAAATTGAGAATGACATGTTTAATGCATTTCTATCTCGATATAAAAGTCAATATGAAGCTATTAAATATCAAAATTTAAATCAATTGCAAGAGAATATCGGGAAGAACCGCCTTAGTTTACTTAAACCTAAGGAAAGCGACGAAAAGGAAGATGGAGAAGACACATCTGATAATAAAGATGACACAGATAAGGAAGATATTGAAGATATAAAATTGGATTTAGAGAAGCAGCGGGATGAGCTCAAAAATGTTGCAACTGAAATTAAAGATATCTCTGAAGGGTTAAAAGAACCTGAACAAGAAAAACCAACAACACCCGATGCTGAAGAACCATCAACCGATGATTCTCCTAATACTGAAGAACCGTCGAATGATATTCCAACATCCGATGATCAGCCAACAAATGAAGATACTGGCTCATCAGAAGAGGGTACTCAAGATAATGGATCACAAAATGATGTTCAAACTAACATTGAAACGGGACAAAAACATCAAGAATCTTCAAAAAACGTTCCTGAACAAGATACAAACACGGAGAATACAGGAACCTCTAAAACAGATTTCTCTTTGATTGAACTCGCAGATGAAAACGATGGCTCAAATCAAAGTGATGGGCTACAGGGTGACGGAGCTGACGGTGAAACTGATATTTCAGGTGCAAAAAAACGTCTGAACGAAGCAGCGATAAAATTAGAGGAAATAGAAAATGCACTTCAAGAAAAACAAGAGGAACATAACAACAAACTAGAGAAACATATTGATGAGTTAAATCAAGAAATTAAAGAGTTAAATAAAACAGTTTCAAAATTAAATGATCAAATTGGTGACTTAACAAAAAAGTTGGTTGATTTTGATAATAATGTCAATGATGCTTATAGGTTAATATACAATTTGGAAGACGAAATAATACAAACTTTGCAGAGTAGAGGCTATATAGATCAGAAAGAAAAACTAAGTTCAATTTTTTCAAGTAGAATTGAAACTGATAATATTTCTAACTTGATGAAGTATTACAACTCTTTAAATTTATATAAGTCTACGCTAAATGATAATCTGGATCTAGGCTCTTTGACTATTATTAAAGGTGAAGTCATCCAAGAGCAAGATGGCAACGTCCAATCAGTCCTGGCTCTCACACCTGAAGAATCAGCCAGCTGGGAAGCTCTCAAAAACAACACGATGCAAACAGATGAGGATATTAACAGCTTCATCGACGGCATGACCAAATTTGCGGACGACTACAGCGGCTATATCCGTGACTCTCAAGCAGGTGTTCTCGACGAACTGACGAAAATCTCTGAAAGTGCCGCAAAAGCGTCAGAACAGCTTGTAACGGGCGCAACACAGGAATCTGCGACGTTCAGCAACGATGGGCTGTCTGGTACCATGGCACTGAGTGTCCAAGATACGGTCGGCCAGGAAGTGCTGCAAATGTCAGACATGATGGGTTCATTGTCTGATCGCCAGTCCGGCATCATTGATTACACAACCAACATGCAGCAAAGCGTTAATGATGTTCAAGCGAAAGCCGACACCTTAAACAACAACTGGGGGAAAAATGTCGCCTCCACGAAACTCGTGCGAAATGACGTATACGGCATACTCGGAAATACATTAGTAGACGGGCAAAACAATGGCTATGTATATGATTACTTAGCGAATCCGCTTAAAATCAGCGGAGAGGTTCCGGAAGAAAAAATTCAGACGGTACCTCCGGTTGTCATCCTTGTCATTGTGTTGATCAGCAGTCTGTTAATCGGCTATTTCAGCTCGTATTACCAAAACGCACCGCTTCTCGTCAAAGGAGCGTTATTCGGAATTCTGAATATCCTTGTCGGACTTATGATCAGCTTGTTCGGCTTGAATATTTATTCACTGCCGGACGATCAGACGATTAAGTGGTCGGTGTTTACGATTCTATTGCTGGTCGCAAGCTCTGCCTTCATCCGGACGGCATTCAGATTCGGATCAATCCCTGGCTGGGTTGCTTCAGCAGCAATGATCCTATTCTATGTCGCACCGCTTATTGATTTGATCATGCCGAACTTTACATTTGAAGATCCGGTTTCGAAAGTATATATCGACATCCAGTACGGTACTGGGCACTTGTTTACAATGGGAATAACAGTTCTGCTGATCATTACGGTGATTGCCGTGGCTCTGCCGCTGATTATCCGGTTGATGGCTGAACACACAGCAGAAAGCGATGAAACGTATGAAGCGTGA